The following coding sequences lie in one Miscanthus floridulus cultivar M001 chromosome 9, ASM1932011v1, whole genome shotgun sequence genomic window:
- the LOC136481541 gene encoding scarecrow-like protein 23, whose product MYTLKLVEAHKGPNTFGHIHVTLWLPDADSLACISTRVRTLFSSNLVSPLCLLVLYICELNHIGQTNSYGSRKQMETISYPCSPLLFFPTHEESSYSLWSPPLTLHENAAIPADPSPDVREDCEFFDTIAIDSSDSHDQHAFDVDVFTHCDERFLCQESANLAAIQDELMEENSLSDLLLTGADAVEAGDSSLALAVLSKLNGLLAGTCENAATSSFGRLAYYFAQGLQSRMSGACSPCYPPDPVQSGIMLGHQMIQELSPYVKFAHFTANQAILDATIGDMDIHVVDFNLGEGIQWPSLMSDLARLGGKSFHLTAIITDAVYSDDTHQAAARRLSEFAESLNLPFQYNSLCIHHEEDLDDFSRNCGGSVVVSCDTTNLCYRSGSKLQMLLLGSVRKLQPKSVVVIEEELVRIGKEACLSQASFVEFFFEALHHFTTVFESLSSCFSSSSNNRACLRLVEKDMVGPKIQDLVGQYGSVRPEAATAPKALEGFTSCELSAFNIAQARMLVGLFNRSFWTAHEKGRLQLCWKSRPLISVSVWTPV is encoded by the coding sequence ATGTATACCCTGAAGTTGGTAGAGGCACACAAAGGGCCAAACACCTTTGGTCATATCCATGTTACACTATGGCTACCAGATGCAGACAGTTTAGCTTGCATTAGCACGAGGGTCCGCACGCTTTTCTCTTCCAACCTTGTCTCCCCACTTTGCCTCCTTGTTCTGTATATATGTGAACTAAATCACATAGGCCAAACCAACTCTTATGGTAGTCGCAAGCAAATGGAGACCATTTCATATCCTTGTTCTCCTCTTCTCTTCTTTCCTACACATGAAGAGAGTAGCTATTCACTATGGTCTCCTCCACTCACCCTCCATGAGAATGCCGCCATACCTGCTGATCCTTCTCCTGATGTAAGAGAAGATTGTGAGTTCTTTGACACCATTGCTATTGATTCTAGTGATTCCCATGACCAACATGCCTTTGATGTTGATGTGTTCACCCATTGTGACGAGAGGTTTCTGTGCCAAGAGAGTGCTAATCTGGCAGCTATCCAAGATGAGCTCATGGAGGAGAACAGTTTGAGTGATCTCCTTCTCACTGGTGCAGATGCGGTTGAGGCTGGGGATTCAAGCCTTGCCTTGGCAGTGCTTTCAAAACTTAATGGTCTCCTCGCTGGCACCTGTGAGAATGCTGCAACCAGCTCTTTCGGTCGCCTGGCCTACTACTTTGCCCAAGGTCTGCAATCCCGGATGTCTGGTGCATGCTCTCCATGCTACCCGCCAGATCCAGTGCAGTCTGGTATCATGTTGGGGCACCAGATGATCCAAGAGCTGTCTCCATATGTCAAGTTTGCACACTTCACCGCCAATCAGGCCATTCTAGATGCCACCATAGGCGACATGGATATTCATGTCGTCGACTTCAACCTTGGCGAGGGCATACAATGGCCATCGCTCATGTCAGACCTTGCTCGCCTTGGCGGCAAGTCATTCCACCTTACAGCAATCATAACAGATGCTGTTTACAGTGACGACACTCATCAAGCAGCTGCGCGGCGGCTTTCGGAGTTTGCCGAGTCCTTAAACCTTCCTTTCCAGTACAACTCTCTCTGCATACACCATGAGGAGGACCTGGACGACTTCTCCAGGAACTGTGGAGGCTCAGTGGTTGTCTCATGTGACACAACGAACTTGTGTTACAGATCAGGTAGCAAGTTACAGATGCTGCTACTTGGCAGTGTGAGGAAGTTACAACCCAAGTCAGTGGTGGTCATAGAAGAAGAGCTGGTCAGAATTGGGAAAGAGGCCTGTTTGTCCCAGGCCTCCTTTGTGGAGTTCTTCTTTGAGGCATTGCACCATTTCACCACGGTGTTTGAGTCCCTGTCGAGCTGTTTCAGCAGCAGTAGCAACAACAGGGCGTGCCTGAGGCTTGTGGAGAAGGATATGGTGGGGCCAAAGATACAGGACTTAGTGGGGCAGTATGGGTCCGTGAGACCAGAGGCCGCCACTGCTCCGAAGGCTTTGGAAGGGTTTACATCTTGTGAGCTGAGTGCTTTCAATATTGCTCAGGCTAGGATGCTGGTTGGGCTGTTCAACAGGAGCTTTTGGACTGCGCATGAGAAGGGCAGGCTTCAGCTGTGCTGGAAGTCCAGACCTTTGATCTCTGTGTCTGTCTGGACTCCTGTATGA